A single Planctomicrobium piriforme DNA region contains:
- a CDS encoding winged helix-turn-helix transcriptional regulator, translating to MQRKRVGDHECPVARCVDQIGDWWSILILRDALNGVTRFDAFQKSLGIAPTILTRRLKGLVEDGLLMKQRYSEHPPRDEYVLTQKGQDFQPVLFALLVWGNAHFAPEGASLVIMDTKAGTIADPVLVDVTTGRPITGPDFQLVCGPAASAALKQRMANAVKPSPAAKKKTRV from the coding sequence ATGCAAAGAAAACGTGTTGGCGATCACGAATGTCCTGTCGCACGGTGCGTCGATCAAATCGGCGACTGGTGGAGCATTCTGATCCTGCGCGACGCACTCAACGGCGTCACCCGCTTTGACGCGTTTCAAAAGAGCCTTGGGATCGCGCCGACGATTCTCACGCGCCGTCTTAAAGGGCTCGTCGAAGACGGCCTGTTGATGAAGCAGCGGTACAGCGAACATCCTCCCCGCGATGAATATGTGCTCACGCAAAAAGGGCAGGACTTTCAGCCTGTCCTGTTCGCACTGCTGGTGTGGGGCAATGCCCACTTCGCACCGGAAGGAGCGAGCCTGGTGATCATGGACACCAAGGCCGGCACCATCGCCGACCCCGTTCTCGTCGACGTCACGACAGGCCGACCCATCACCGGTCCAGACTTCCAACTCGTCTGCGGACCCGCCGCCAGCGCCGCCCTCAAGCAGCGCATGGCAAACGCCGTGAAGCCATCTCCCGCCGCCAAAAAGAAGACTCGCGTGTAA
- a CDS encoding efflux RND transporter periplasmic adaptor subunit produces the protein MRFLQFSRMTSLCLLSGGVLSSLFWSGCAQPPAPPPPPAAQVTSSTPVKTPIVEWDEYVGRLDPVDYVEVRARVSGYLDSTNFQEGQIVKAGDLLCVIDPRPFEAEVRRTESEIRRALSQVRQANATVLQVEAEVQEAQARFDLAQKQLARSQKLVLQNAISQDDFDIRDSEVSQASANLKAVQARLELAKTAILSAEAAVNSAKTQQVIAQLNLDYTQVKSPITGRVSSRLVTEGNLISGGAAQSTLITTIVSIDPIYCHFDADEHSFLKYSRLAREGKLGDSREVKHPVYVGLGDEEKEFPHPGYMDFVDNRLDPETGTMRCRAILSNPDLSLTPGLFTRVRLPGSGRYEAVLIPDSAIGTDQSEKFVFVIDAENKVNRQVVKLGPLVQGLRLIRSGLDGSEQIVLRGMQRVRPGATVVATHEATVPQADGLPTDSQPVPKEQWLSRQVHEPRGSAGSVDGKPVLKADARLRK, from the coding sequence ATGCGATTTTTGCAATTTTCCCGCATGACCTCGCTGTGCCTGCTGTCGGGTGGCGTTTTGAGCAGCCTGTTTTGGTCGGGCTGTGCACAGCCGCCTGCCCCTCCCCCGCCGCCAGCGGCTCAAGTGACCTCCAGCACGCCGGTGAAAACTCCCATCGTGGAATGGGACGAGTACGTCGGACGGCTCGATCCCGTCGACTATGTGGAAGTGCGTGCCCGTGTCAGTGGCTATCTTGATTCCACGAACTTCCAAGAAGGGCAGATCGTCAAAGCGGGAGATCTGCTCTGCGTGATTGATCCCCGTCCTTTCGAAGCCGAAGTCCGCCGGACGGAATCGGAAATTCGTCGGGCATTGTCACAAGTGCGACAGGCGAATGCGACGGTGCTGCAGGTCGAAGCGGAAGTCCAGGAAGCACAGGCTCGCTTTGATCTCGCGCAGAAGCAACTCGCCAGATCGCAGAAGCTGGTCCTCCAGAATGCGATTTCACAGGACGACTTTGATATTCGCGATTCGGAAGTGAGTCAGGCGAGCGCGAATCTGAAAGCGGTTCAGGCTCGGCTCGAGTTGGCGAAAACCGCAATTCTCTCTGCGGAAGCGGCGGTGAACTCTGCCAAAACACAGCAAGTCATTGCCCAGCTCAACCTCGACTACACGCAGGTGAAGTCTCCGATCACAGGCCGGGTGAGTTCGCGACTCGTCACCGAAGGCAACCTCATCAGCGGCGGTGCGGCACAATCGACGCTCATCACCACCATCGTTTCAATCGATCCGATCTATTGCCACTTCGATGCGGACGAACACTCCTTTCTGAAATACAGCCGTCTGGCTCGCGAAGGGAAACTCGGCGATTCGCGTGAAGTGAAGCATCCCGTTTATGTGGGGCTCGGCGACGAAGAGAAAGAATTTCCGCACCCGGGCTATATGGACTTCGTCGACAACCGGCTCGATCCCGAAACAGGGACAATGCGTTGCCGGGCGATTCTTTCCAATCCGGATCTGTCTCTCACGCCGGGCCTGTTCACGCGAGTTCGGTTGCCTGGCAGCGGACGTTATGAAGCGGTGCTGATTCCCGACTCCGCGATCGGGACCGATCAGTCTGAAAAGTTTGTGTTCGTCATTGATGCTGAAAACAAAGTGAATCGTCAGGTCGTGAAACTGGGCCCGTTGGTCCAGGGGCTGCGGTTGATTCGTTCCGGCCTTGATGGTTCCGAGCAGATTGTGTTGCGAGGAATGCAACGGGTCCGGCCGGGCGCGACTGTCGTTGCCACGCACGAAGCGACGGTTCCGCAGGCAGATGGCCTGCCGACCGACAGCCAGCCGGTCCCCAAAGAACAATGGCTCTCCCGTCAGGTTCACGAGCCGCGTGGGTCGGCTGGTTCGGTTGATGGAAAGCCAGTTCTGAAAGCCGATGCGAGGTTGCGGAAGTGA